One window from the genome of Thalassospira xiamenensis M-5 = DSM 17429 encodes:
- a CDS encoding EVE domain-containing protein: protein MAYWLIKTEPGSWSWDDQVRKGVEGWDGVRNHQAAKNLKTMQIGDLAFFYHSVNEKRIVGIVEVVREAYPDPTDATGKFVQVDFKTVKPVPNPVTLADIKADPRFAELPLLRQSRLSVMPIDDASWTAICEMGGVSA from the coding sequence ATGGCATACTGGCTGATCAAAACCGAGCCGGGAAGCTGGTCGTGGGACGATCAGGTCAGGAAGGGTGTCGAGGGATGGGATGGGGTTCGCAACCATCAGGCGGCAAAAAACCTCAAGACCATGCAGATCGGTGATCTGGCTTTCTTTTATCATTCGGTGAATGAAAAACGGATTGTCGGCATTGTCGAGGTTGTCCGCGAAGCCTATCCCGATCCTACTGACGCCACTGGCAAATTTGTTCAGGTTGATTTCAAAACCGTCAAACCTGTGCCAAATCCGGTGACGCTGGCTGATATCAAAGCTGATCCGCGATTTGCCGAATTGCCGTTGCTCAGACAATCCCGTTTGTCGGTCATGCCGATAGATGATGCATCCTGGACAGCGATTTGCGAGATGGGTGGTGTTTCGGCATGA
- a CDS encoding YciI family protein, with the protein MHFYIRCVDKPGHLAVRKVNRDAHLAYIKDGFADRIVAAGPTLDPDLEGMNGSVFIIEFDNQAEAEEFAANDPYGKAGLFESVIIRPFKKVF; encoded by the coding sequence ATGCATTTTTACATTCGCTGTGTCGACAAACCGGGGCATCTTGCTGTGCGCAAAGTCAATCGTGATGCGCATCTTGCCTATATCAAGGACGGTTTTGCCGACAGGATCGTTGCAGCAGGCCCCACACTTGATCCCGATCTTGAGGGCATGAATGGCTCGGTCTTCATTATCGAGTTTGATAACCAGGCCGAGGCCGAGGAATTTGCGGCAAATGACCCTTATGGCAAGGCAGGTCTTTTCGAATCCGTGATTATCCGTCCGTTCAAAAAGGTATTCTGA
- a CDS encoding response regulator gives MAAGNDLLIVGVDDDPKSLVLLKRIVESGGYSFVGVSSGKELLEVLKTKKPRIILMDIMMPGMNGFETSLRVRTGFPDRACAIIYVTARQGEEDLRGGVAAGGNDFVLKPINREKLLSRIEKWIGRVHTIKTAV, from the coding sequence ATGGCAGCCGGGAATGATCTTCTGATCGTCGGGGTCGATGACGACCCTAAAAGTCTCGTGCTTCTGAAACGAATCGTCGAAAGTGGCGGATACAGTTTTGTTGGCGTTTCCTCTGGCAAGGAACTTCTGGAAGTCCTGAAGACAAAAAAGCCGCGCATCATCCTGATGGATATCATGATGCCCGGCATGAATGGCTTTGAAACTTCGCTTCGGGTTCGTACGGGTTTCCCTGATCGTGCCTGTGCAATCATCTATGTCACGGCCCGTCAGGGCGAAGAAGATTTGCGTGGCGGTGTCGCCGCGGGTGGAAATGACTTCGTCTTAAAGCCGATCAATCGCGAAAAACTGCTGAGCCGAATCGAGAAGTGGATCGGTCGGGTTCACACAATTAAAACAGCAGTTTAA
- the infC gene encoding translation initiation factor IF-3, giving the protein MQPTKEGPRVNEDIKARAICVVDAEGNMSDPMTVREGIEMAMEAGLDLVEVAPNAEPPVCKLIDYGKFKYEQSKKQNEAKKKQKVIEVKEIKLRPNIDIHDYNVKLRAAQKFLGGGDKVKVTLRFRGREMAHQDLGLGMLQRFSGDLEDLAKTEQMPKMEGRIMIMVLAPR; this is encoded by the coding sequence ATGCAGCCGACCAAGGAAGGTCCGCGCGTCAATGAGGATATCAAAGCCCGTGCCATTTGTGTCGTTGACGCTGAAGGCAATATGTCTGATCCAATGACGGTTCGTGAAGGCATTGAAATGGCGATGGAAGCTGGACTCGACCTTGTCGAAGTCGCTCCGAATGCCGAGCCTCCCGTCTGTAAGCTGATCGACTACGGCAAGTTCAAATACGAACAAAGCAAGAAACAGAACGAAGCCAAAAAGAAACAGAAGGTTATTGAAGTCAAGGAAATCAAGCTCCGTCCGAACATTGATATCCATGACTACAATGTGAAGCTCCGTGCAGCGCAGAAGTTTCTTGGCGGTGGAGATAAGGTGAAAGTCACTTTGCGTTTCCGTGGCCGTGAAATGGCTCACCAGGACCTTGGTCTTGGCATGCTGCAGCGTTTTTCGGGGGATCTTGAAGATCTTGCCAAAACCGAACAGATGCCGAAGATGGAAGGCCGCATAATGATTATGGTGCTGGCGCCGCGTTAA
- a CDS encoding glycosyltransferase family 4 protein — MSASEIKTQSVYRPEQQVQGSAYRPAVILQVLPELDTGGVERGTVDIARAIVDGGGVALVASQGGRLERELDRFGARHITLPLKSKNLFTMRRNVDALVDLIRAEGVDIIHARSRAPAWSAYFAARKAGIPFVTTFHGTYSGHNNLFKKRYNAIMTMGDQVIAISNHIADHIRKFYKMDPARLNIVPRGTNTDLFNPENVSQERLIALSNQWRLTGEEYVIMLPGRITRWKGHCFLIKALPAVFEALGHRNVRCLMVGSDQGRTAYRDEVLALTRKLGLEDIVHIVDHCADMPAAYMLADVVACPSIDPEAFGRIPSEAQAMGRPVVSTAHGGAMETVLPGETGWLVTPNEVEQLSVALTQVLRLTPEKRAALAQKGRKHVIENYSLTQMAEKTLAVYEKALKGAIRNAA, encoded by the coding sequence ATGAGCGCGTCAGAGATCAAGACCCAGTCAGTTTATCGTCCGGAACAGCAGGTGCAAGGTTCGGCTTATCGTCCGGCCGTAATTCTGCAAGTTCTGCCGGAACTTGATACCGGTGGTGTGGAGCGCGGTACGGTTGATATTGCGCGTGCCATTGTTGATGGTGGTGGTGTTGCGCTGGTCGCTTCACAGGGCGGTCGGCTTGAGCGGGAGCTGGACCGGTTTGGTGCCCGTCATATTACCCTGCCACTGAAGTCAAAAAATCTGTTTACCATGCGCCGCAATGTTGATGCGCTGGTCGATCTTATCCGTGCAGAGGGCGTTGATATTATTCATGCGCGTTCGCGCGCGCCGGCCTGGAGTGCCTATTTTGCTGCGCGCAAGGCGGGGATTCCCTTTGTTACGACATTCCATGGCACTTATTCCGGTCATAACAACCTGTTCAAAAAGCGTTATAACGCGATCATGACAATGGGTGATCAGGTCATCGCCATTTCCAATCATATCGCGGACCATATTCGCAAATTTTATAAAATGGATCCTGCGCGCCTGAATATCGTGCCGCGCGGGACCAATACCGATTTGTTCAATCCGGAAAATGTCAGTCAGGAACGCCTGATTGCATTGTCAAACCAGTGGCGTTTGACCGGTGAAGAATATGTCATCATGTTGCCGGGGCGGATCACGCGCTGGAAAGGGCATTGTTTCCTGATCAAGGCTTTACCGGCAGTGTTTGAAGCTCTTGGCCATCGGAACGTGCGTTGTCTGATGGTCGGTTCCGATCAGGGGCGCACGGCTTATCGCGATGAAGTGCTGGCTTTGACCAGGAAGCTTGGCCTCGAAGATATCGTGCATATCGTTGATCATTGTGCCGACATGCCAGCGGCCTACATGCTGGCGGATGTGGTTGCCTGTCCGTCAATTGACCCCGAAGCCTTCGGCCGAATTCCATCCGAAGCGCAGGCAATGGGACGCCCGGTTGTTTCGACGGCCCATGGTGGTGCCATGGAGACGGTCTTGCCCGGCGAAACCGGATGGCTTGTTACGCCGAATGAAGTTGAGCAATTGTCTGTCGCATTGACACAAGTGTTGCGGTTGACCCCGGAAAAGCGTGCCGCTTTGGCGCAAAAAGGGCGAAAGCACGTTATCGAAAACTATTCCCTGACCCAGATGGCGGAAAAAACGCTGGCGGTTTATGAAAAGGCGCTAAAAGGCGCCATCAGGAACGCTGCATGA
- the rplT gene encoding 50S ribosomal protein L20, translating into MARVKGGVSSHARHRKVIKAAKGYRGRRKNAYRTAVQAVEKGLQYAYRDRRVKKRQFRSLWIQRINAGARENGLSYSQFMNGLKKAGVELDRKVLADIAVREPDAFKALVTQAQAALG; encoded by the coding sequence ATGGCTCGTGTAAAAGGGGGCGTGTCTTCTCACGCCCGTCACCGCAAGGTTATCAAGGCTGCCAAAGGTTATCGTGGTCGCCGCAAGAATGCTTACCGCACTGCTGTGCAGGCCGTTGAAAAAGGTCTGCAATATGCATATCGCGACCGTCGCGTTAAGAAACGCCAGTTCCGCAGCTTGTGGATTCAGCGTATCAACGCCGGTGCTCGTGAAAACGGTCTGAGCTACTCGCAGTTCATGAACGGCCTCAAGAAGGCTGGCGTTGAACTGGACCGCAAAGTGCTTGCCGACATCGCCGTGCGCGAACCCGATGCTTTCAAAGCTCTGGTTACCCAGGCGCAGGCTGCACTCGGCTAA
- the pheT gene encoding phenylalanine--tRNA ligase subunit beta, which yields MKFTLDWLKQHLDTDASIDVIAEKLTDVGLEIESVTDRAAALRDIRVAYIEEAGQHPDADRLKLCRVNTGDKIIQVVCGAPNARTGIKVALAQPGAIIPIDGSKLKPGKIRGVESQGMMCSTRELCLGEDHDGIIELPEDAEIGAQVATVLGADDPIIEIGLTPNRPDCTGVRGIARDLAAAGLGTLKADPRQEAVAGSFDSPVGVTISADIAKNAAAPAFYGRYIRGVKNGESPAWLKARLEAIGLRPISALVDITNLVTHDLARPLHVFDADKLSGDINVRYATNGEKLAALDNREYELSDSMVVIADQAKALGIGGIIGGEETGCVEDTVNVFVECALFDPISVAKTGRKLQINSDARYRFERGVDPQSIVWGMEVATRLITELCGGEVSHVVKAGEVPAPRNSFDLRIDRIRELGGVEVDADQAIVILKSLGFEVTGNAPVITAVAPTWRPDIVGEADLVEEVLRIVGYDKIPTVPLERETSLPVPALSPFQKRVGLTRRTLASRGMFETVTWSFTDSRWAKLFADLKPGLFLANPISSDLDVMRPNVLINLIAAVGRNQSRGFADLALFEAGPEFFGDQPGDQRLVAAGLRSGSTTPRSWTGSRRDIDLFDVKADAEALLEALGTAAANVQVNADGAPSWYHPGRSAALQLGPKNILGYFGELHPKVLKALGVKGRVVAFELFVENVPMPKKKGTGRPLLNASSFQSVERDFAFLLDADVQSDAIVKAARNVDRNLISDVTIFDLYAGKGIEDGKKSIAFSITLQPTKATLTEEEIDGVCKKVVAAVEKATGGSLRA from the coding sequence ATGAAATTCACACTCGATTGGCTGAAGCAGCACCTCGATACCGATGCGTCGATTGATGTTATCGCCGAAAAACTGACCGATGTCGGGCTTGAAATCGAAAGCGTCACCGACCGTGCCGCAGCGCTTAGGGATATCCGTGTCGCCTATATCGAAGAAGCTGGCCAGCACCCGGATGCCGACCGCCTGAAACTGTGCCGGGTGAATACCGGTGATAAAATCATTCAGGTCGTTTGCGGTGCACCGAACGCACGAACCGGGATCAAGGTTGCACTGGCACAGCCGGGCGCGATCATCCCGATTGACGGTTCGAAACTGAAACCGGGTAAAATCCGGGGCGTCGAAAGCCAGGGCATGATGTGTTCGACCCGCGAACTTTGCCTGGGTGAAGATCACGACGGCATCATCGAGTTGCCCGAAGATGCCGAAATCGGTGCACAGGTTGCAACGGTTCTTGGTGCGGACGATCCGATCATTGAAATTGGCCTGACCCCGAACCGTCCAGATTGTACCGGTGTGCGCGGAATTGCACGTGATCTTGCCGCTGCCGGTCTTGGGACACTAAAGGCAGATCCTCGGCAGGAAGCGGTTGCCGGATCGTTCGATAGCCCGGTGGGTGTCACGATTTCAGCCGATATTGCAAAAAATGCCGCAGCCCCGGCTTTTTATGGTCGCTATATCCGCGGTGTTAAAAACGGCGAAAGCCCGGCATGGCTGAAAGCCCGTCTTGAAGCCATCGGTTTGCGTCCGATTTCGGCTCTTGTCGATATCACAAACCTTGTGACCCATGATCTTGCCCGTCCATTGCATGTATTTGATGCCGATAAACTGTCGGGTGACATCAATGTGCGCTATGCGACCAATGGCGAAAAGCTTGCGGCACTTGATAACAGGGAATACGAGCTGTCCGACAGCATGGTCGTGATTGCCGATCAGGCAAAGGCACTTGGCATCGGTGGTATTATCGGTGGCGAAGAAACCGGTTGTGTCGAAGACACGGTCAATGTGTTTGTCGAATGTGCCCTGTTCGATCCGATCAGTGTTGCAAAAACCGGTCGCAAACTGCAGATCAATTCCGATGCCCGGTACCGGTTCGAGCGCGGCGTTGATCCGCAGTCAATTGTCTGGGGTATGGAAGTTGCCACCCGTCTGATCACGGAACTTTGTGGTGGCGAAGTTTCGCACGTGGTCAAGGCCGGGGAAGTTCCCGCGCCCCGGAACAGCTTTGATCTTCGCATTGATCGCATCCGGGAACTGGGGGGTGTCGAAGTTGACGCCGATCAGGCGATTGTAATTCTGAAGTCGCTTGGCTTCGAAGTTACCGGAAATGCGCCCGTTATTACGGCTGTTGCACCAACATGGCGTCCGGATATCGTTGGCGAAGCCGATCTGGTCGAGGAAGTGCTGCGCATTGTTGGATACGACAAAATCCCGACGGTTCCGCTGGAACGTGAAACCAGCCTGCCGGTTCCGGCTCTTAGCCCGTTCCAGAAGCGGGTCGGTCTGACCCGTCGGACACTGGCTTCGCGCGGCATGTTTGAAACCGTCACATGGTCGTTCACGGACTCGCGTTGGGCAAAACTGTTTGCGGATTTGAAACCGGGGCTGTTCCTTGCCAATCCGATCAGTTCCGATCTTGATGTGATGCGGCCCAATGTGCTGATCAACCTGATTGCCGCAGTCGGTCGCAATCAGTCGCGCGGCTTTGCTGATCTGGCACTGTTTGAAGCCGGTCCGGAATTCTTTGGCGATCAGCCGGGGGATCAGCGTCTGGTTGCGGCCGGTTTGCGGTCGGGATCGACTACTCCGCGCAGCTGGACAGGGTCCCGTCGCGATATTGACCTGTTTGATGTCAAGGCGGATGCCGAGGCATTGCTGGAAGCCCTTGGTACTGCCGCAGCCAACGTGCAGGTGAATGCCGATGGTGCCCCGTCGTGGTATCACCCGGGCCGATCAGCCGCCTTGCAGCTGGGACCGAAAAACATCCTTGGCTATTTCGGTGAACTGCACCCGAAAGTATTGAAAGCTTTGGGTGTCAAAGGGCGCGTCGTTGCGTTCGAGCTGTTCGTTGAAAACGTTCCGATGCCAAAGAAAAAAGGCACCGGTCGCCCGTTACTGAATGCGTCAAGCTTCCAGTCGGTCGAACGTGATTTTGCCTTCCTTCTGGATGCGGATGTTCAGTCCGATGCCATTGTCAAGGCAGCACGGAATGTGGACCGTAACCTGATTTCGGATGTCACGATCTTTGATCTTTATGCCGGCAAAGGTATCGAGGATGGCAAGAAATCGATTGCTTTCTCGATCACCTTGCAGCCGACCAAGGCAACCCTGACCGAA
- a CDS encoding alpha/beta hydrolase encodes MSDMTGTKATHLEAHCVQQGLAYTRFDYSGHGQSAGAFKDGTIGQWARDAIAIIDEITSGPLILVGSSMGGWIMLLAALARKERIAGLVGIAAAPDFTEDLMWAQFSDAQKSEITKTGALIEPTEYGDDPYTITHALIEDGRNQLLLRNPIKLECPVRLIQGMQDPDVPWQTAIRLTEALVSKDVRIDLIKTGDHRLSEPDQLDVITKHLDELIEKVTVA; translated from the coding sequence ATGTCCGATATGACCGGCACCAAGGCCACCCATCTCGAGGCCCATTGCGTACAGCAGGGGCTGGCTTATACCCGCTTTGACTATTCGGGTCACGGACAATCGGCAGGCGCATTCAAAGACGGGACGATTGGACAGTGGGCCCGCGATGCCATTGCCATTATTGACGAAATCACCTCGGGTCCGCTTATTCTGGTCGGGTCTTCCATGGGGGGCTGGATCATGCTGTTGGCGGCACTGGCCCGGAAAGAACGCATCGCCGGACTTGTTGGCATTGCGGCGGCCCCCGACTTCACCGAAGACCTTATGTGGGCGCAATTCAGTGATGCCCAGAAATCTGAAATCACCAAGACCGGAGCCCTGATCGAGCCGACCGAGTATGGCGATGATCCCTATACGATTACGCATGCTCTGATAGAGGATGGCAGAAATCAGCTACTTTTGCGAAATCCGATCAAACTTGAATGCCCGGTTCGCCTTATCCAGGGCATGCAGGATCCGGATGTCCCTTGGCAGACCGCCATTCGTCTGACAGAAGCACTGGTTTCCAAGGACGTCCGTATCGATCTGATCAAAACCGGTGATCATCGCCTGTCCGAACCGGATCAGCTTGATGTCATCACCAAACATCTTGATGAGCTTATCGAAAAGGTGACGGTCGCCTAA
- a CDS encoding Rieske (2Fe-2S) protein, producing MTVDLPPSGTVLCALSDLDATGAKGISLDGNSGRAGIFIVRDAAGVFGYVNSCPHIGVPLELEPDEFISNLGNEIICSTHGARFRIEDGLCVSGPCDGDMLEPVAVKIENEKVVLA from the coding sequence ATGACGGTTGATCTGCCGCCCTCGGGAACAGTGTTATGTGCGCTTTCTGATCTGGATGCGACCGGGGCTAAAGGCATATCGCTTGACGGAAATTCTGGTCGGGCCGGGATTTTCATCGTGCGGGACGCTGCAGGGGTTTTCGGTTACGTCAACAGTTGCCCCCATATTGGTGTGCCGCTTGAACTTGAGCCGGATGAATTCATTAGCAATCTTGGCAATGAGATCATCTGTTCGACGCATGGCGCACGTTTCAGGATCGAAGATGGCCTATGCGTATCGGGTCCTTGTGACGGCGATATGCTGGAACCCGTTGCCGTAAAGATTGAGAACGAGAAAGTCGTTCTGGCCTGA
- the pheS gene encoding phenylalanine--tRNA ligase subunit alpha, with the protein MENIEALREEVLAEIEKAADLQALEDVRISALGKKGRITGLMKNLGQMDPDQRREFGQMLNTVKDQVAEAIETRKSGLEDAALNARLVGERIDVTLPSRMDETAGRIHPISQTMDEIISIFGEMGFALAEGPDVEDDFHNFTALNIPPEHPAREMQDTFYLPEQEDGSRLVLRTHTSPVQIRTMQSKTPPIRIIAPGRTYRSDSDMTHTPMFHQVEGLVIDKKTHMGHLKGCLLEFVKTYFELDEVPVRYRPSFFPFTEPSAEMDIGCSRKGGELKIGEGDDWLEILGCGMVHPRVLAACGLDPNEYQGFAFGMGIERIAMLKYGIPDLRTFFDTDLRWLKHYGFVPLDVPNMVRG; encoded by the coding sequence ATGGAAAACATCGAAGCATTGCGCGAAGAGGTTCTGGCCGAAATCGAAAAAGCAGCCGATTTGCAGGCTCTTGAAGATGTTCGTATCAGTGCTCTTGGCAAAAAGGGCCGCATTACCGGCCTGATGAAAAACCTTGGTCAGATGGATCCGGATCAGCGCCGTGAATTCGGTCAAATGCTGAACACGGTCAAGGATCAGGTTGCCGAGGCGATCGAGACCCGCAAATCCGGTCTGGAAGACGCGGCCTTGAATGCACGTCTGGTTGGCGAACGGATCGATGTGACCCTGCCTTCGCGCATGGACGAGACTGCAGGCCGGATTCATCCGATCAGCCAGACGATGGACGAAATCATCTCGATCTTTGGCGAGATGGGCTTTGCGCTTGCCGAAGGTCCGGATGTCGAAGACGATTTCCATAACTTTACCGCCCTGAACATCCCGCCGGAACACCCGGCGCGCGAGATGCAGGACACCTTCTATCTGCCCGAGCAGGAAGACGGGTCGCGCCTTGTGCTGCGCACCCATACCTCGCCGGTACAGATCAGAACGATGCAGTCGAAAACCCCACCGATCCGGATCATCGCGCCGGGGCGGACATATCGTTCTGATAGCGATATGACCCATACGCCGATGTTCCATCAGGTCGAAGGACTGGTGATCGACAAGAAAACCCATATGGGTCATCTGAAAGGGTGCCTGCTGGAGTTTGTTAAAACCTATTTCGAGCTGGATGAAGTTCCGGTTCGCTACCGTCCGAGCTTCTTCCCCTTTACCGAGCCGAGTGCCGAAATGGACATTGGCTGTTCGCGCAAGGGCGGGGAGCTCAAGATTGGTGAAGGCGACGACTGGCTGGAGATTCTGGGCTGCGGCATGGTTCATCCGCGCGTTCTGGCGGCTTGTGGGCTTGATCCGAATGAATATCAGGGCTTTGCCTTTGGCATGGGGATCGAACGTATCGCGATGCTGAAATACGGCATTCCCGATCTTCGCACCTTCTTCGATACCGATCTGCGCTGGCTGAAACATTACGGTTTCGTGCCGCTGGATGTACCGAACATGGTGAGAGGCTAA
- a CDS encoding glycosyltransferase family 9 protein, translating into MTETMTSDMSQDAEIVAGVMPDARQERILVIKLSALGDIILAMGAFAAIRSAHPRAHITVLTTRLYVDLIKSTGYFDAIAIDRRPKLYQVREVLALRRFLRNGNFDRVYDLQTSDRSGFYYRLFWPGKAPEWSGIAKGCSHPHDNPDRDSLHTIDRLADQLHRSGIENVPPPFIAGSDIDLERFGVRSPFVLICPGGAPHRPDKRWPAERFGLLAKKIADYRLTPVLIGTDKEAEVLGKIDSMCPKARNLMGRTGFLDIAGLAARSVLAIGNDTGPMHIAAAAGAPSIVLFSRDSDPKKSAPRGTTDNAVSIVRENDLRELTVNRVMDEVRHRLDLVD; encoded by the coding sequence ATGACAGAAACGATGACTTCGGACATGTCGCAAGATGCTGAAATTGTCGCGGGTGTGATGCCGGATGCCAGGCAGGAACGCATTCTTGTCATCAAGCTGTCTGCCTTGGGGGACATTATTCTTGCCATGGGGGCGTTTGCCGCGATTCGATCCGCGCATCCGCGTGCTCATATCACGGTTCTGACAACCCGGCTTTATGTCGACCTGATAAAATCAACGGGTTATTTTGACGCCATTGCAATAGACCGGCGGCCAAAGCTTTATCAGGTGCGCGAGGTTCTTGCGCTGCGCCGCTTCCTGCGAAATGGCAACTTTGATCGGGTCTATGATCTGCAAACATCGGATCGCAGCGGGTTTTACTATCGGCTGTTTTGGCCGGGGAAAGCACCGGAGTGGTCCGGAATTGCCAAGGGCTGCTCGCATCCACACGATAACCCGGATCGTGACAGTCTGCATACCATTGACCGTTTGGCGGATCAGCTGCATCGCTCCGGGATCGAAAATGTGCCACCGCCGTTTATTGCCGGATCGGATATTGATCTGGAACGTTTTGGGGTTCGAAGTCCTTTTGTTCTTATTTGTCCTGGCGGTGCCCCGCACCGTCCTGACAAGCGGTGGCCTGCCGAGCGGTTCGGTTTGCTGGCAAAAAAGATTGCCGACTATCGTCTGACGCCGGTGCTGATCGGGACTGATAAGGAAGCCGAGGTTCTTGGCAAAATCGATAGTATGTGCCCCAAGGCGCGAAACCTGATGGGACGTACAGGGTTTCTTGATATTGCGGGACTTGCTGCACGCTCTGTTTTGGCGATTGGTAATGATACGGGGCCAATGCACATTGCAGCAGCGGCCGGGGCGCCGTCTATTGTGCTGTTTTCGCGGGACTCCGACCCCAAAAAAAGTGCGCCGCGCGGGACAACGGACAACGCCGTCAGCATCGTGCGAGAGAATGACCTGAGGGAATTGACGGTTAACCGGGTGATGGATGAGGTTCGTCATCGCCTTGATCTTGTCGATTAA
- a CDS encoding NAD(P)H-dependent glycerol-3-phosphate dehydrogenase — MSDKRITVIGGGAWGTALAIQAVRAGADVELVLRDRALAERIDTSGENDVYLPGIKLPEALRATVAIDGLRESNAVLLVTPAQHLRSTLIKLAPHWPETLPAVICAKGIEKGTGALMAQVVNETLGDVPVAVLSGPTFAQEVAKGLPAAITLACSDRNLGKDLVELIGTSAFRPYFSTDVIGVEVAGAIKNVLAIASGVVAGLELGDNARAALITRGLAEMSRLAVAMGGRIETMMGLAGLGDLTLTCTGTLSRNYTFGFALGQGQKADAILAERRSVTEGVHTAASIAAVAAKYGIEMPICSAVDQVANHDADLRSTINALLQRPFRDELETGK; from the coding sequence ATGTCGGATAAGCGCATAACGGTAATCGGCGGCGGCGCATGGGGTACTGCGCTGGCTATTCAGGCTGTACGGGCTGGTGCTGATGTTGAGCTTGTTTTGCGTGATCGTGCGTTGGCCGAACGGATCGATACATCGGGTGAAAATGACGTCTACCTGCCCGGCATAAAGCTTCCGGAAGCATTAAGGGCAACAGTTGCTATTGATGGATTGCGAGAGTCAAACGCGGTTCTTCTGGTTACACCGGCACAGCATCTTCGAAGCACTTTGATCAAGCTTGCCCCGCATTGGCCCGAAACGCTTCCTGCCGTTATTTGCGCCAAAGGGATCGAAAAAGGGACCGGTGCGCTTATGGCGCAGGTCGTGAACGAAACGCTTGGCGATGTTCCGGTTGCGGTTCTGTCTGGCCCGACATTTGCCCAGGAAGTTGCCAAAGGTCTGCCCGCGGCGATTACACTTGCCTGTTCCGACAGGAATCTGGGCAAGGATCTGGTGGAACTGATCGGGACGTCGGCATTCCGGCCCTATTTCAGTACCGATGTTATTGGTGTTGAAGTTGCGGGGGCTATCAAAAACGTTCTGGCAATTGCAAGTGGCGTTGTCGCGGGGCTTGAGCTTGGCGATAATGCGCGCGCAGCCCTGATTACCCGTGGACTTGCCGAAATGTCGCGATTGGCGGTGGCGATGGGGGGGCGGATTGAAACCATGATGGGGCTGGCGGGACTTGGCGATCTGACGCTGACATGTACCGGCACGTTGTCGCGCAATTACACCTTCGGGTTTGCCCTTGGGCAGGGGCAGAAGGCTGATGCCATTTTGGCCGAACGACGTTCGGTGACCGAAGGTGTTCATACAGCCGCGTCAATTGCGGCGGTTGCGGCAAAATATGGTATTGAAATGCCAATCTGCAGTGCTGTGGATCAGGTCGCCAACCATGATGCGGACCTGCGCAGCACGATCAATGCATTGTTGCAGCGTCCATTTCGCGATGAGCTTGAAACCGGAAAATAA
- the rpmI gene encoding 50S ribosomal protein L35 — MPKMKTKASAKKRFSLTAKGKVRRNVANKRHLLTAKPTKMKRQARGTEILCDADARIVKKFLPYG, encoded by the coding sequence ATGCCCAAGATGAAGACCAAAGCGAGCGCTAAAAAACGCTTTAGCCTGACCGCAAAGGGTAAAGTTCGTCGCAATGTCGCTAACAAGCGTCACCTGTTGACTGCGAAACCCACCAAGATGAAGCGCCAGGCACGTGGCACGGAGATTCTCTGTGACGCAGATGCCCGCATCGTCAAAAAATTCCTGCCGTACGGTTAA